A window of Desulfobulbus oralis genomic DNA:
CTGGGGCGCCTGAAAGAGGCTCTGGTCTATCTCGACAAGGCGAGCAAGATGGCGCCGGAACGGGCCGTTTTCACGAGCCAGCTCAAGCTGCTGCTGGAACATCTGGCGAGTCAGTCCCAGGACATGGGCGCGGATGGGAGCGCGGAAGCCACGGAGGCTGTGGCGCCCCCGCCCATAGAGGTGGAGGATGCAGCGCCGCTCAATCGTCCGGTGACCCCGCAACGGGTCATTCTGGTGGTGGAAGACAGTGCCACGACGAGAAAGGTCATTGCCATCACCCTGACCAGGAACGGCTACAAGGTGATCGAGGCGGGCGACGGCCTGGAGGCCCTGAGCAAGATCAGCGAGGAACGGCCCGACCTGATCATGCTGGATGTCATTCTGCCCAAGATGGATGGTTACAAGATTCTTGCCATCATCAAGGGCAATGCCGAGTTCAAGGATATTCCGGTCATCATGCTGACCAGCAAGGACGGCTTCCTCAACAAGGTGAAAGGCAGGATGGCCGGCTCGTCGGCCTACCTGACCAAGCCCTTTGACCCGGAACAGATGCTTCAGGAAATCAGAAAACATATCTGGTGATCCATAACGGATCGTCAATCAGCAGCGGAATGCAGGAGATGAGACATGTCCAAGGGGACAATACTTGTGGCGGATGACAGTCCTACCCAGCAGAAACTGATCTGCGCTCCCTTTCAGGCAAACGGGTATGAGGTGATTTGCGCCAAAGACGGCTGCGAAGCGCTGGCCGCGGTGGAAAAGGGCAGTCAGCTCGCTCTGGCCGTGCTGGACGTGGTGATGCCGAACATGAACGGTTTTCAGGCCTGCAAAAAGATCAAGAAGGTACGGCGGGAACTGCCGATCATTCTTTTGTCCACCAAGGATCAGGAGAGCGACGCCTTTTGGGGCAAGCATCAGGGCGCAGATCTGTATATGACCAAGCCCTTTGACAGCGAGGAACTGTTTGCCAACGCTGTCAAACTCATGTCACGAAGCTGAGCGGATTCCCCGGGGAGCAAGACGTATGGCCCTTCCGACCGGCCAGCCCGCCGCTGGCATGCAAGACGGCAATCTCAAGTCGCTTCTGGATGCAATTGACCGGAAAACGGCGCCCGCGCTGCAGCAGGATCTGGAGCGGCTGCACAGTCGTGCCGGGCGGAGCGCGGACCGGGTCCTCCACATTTCTTTCGTGGTGGGCTGGCACGAAATGGCCCTGCCGGTTGCCGCCATGCAGGGGCTGGGCGCCATGCCGGTCATCACCCCGCTGCCGTACCTGCCTCCCTGGATCCGGGGCATTGTCCAGATCCGGAGCGAGATCTTCTCGGTGGTGGATTTTCAGAGGCTGTTTCAGTTGCGGAAGGAGCGCCGCAATCTCCACAAACTGTCTTTTATCCAGTTTCAGCATGAGGATCTGGAATTTTGCCTCCTGGTCAACCGGATCACCGGCATTCTGAATCTTGACGAAGAGATGGAGCGCCTGGCGCCCTGCTCTCCGGACGAGCAGGCGGAATGCGCGAAGATGATGGCCTTCATCAGGGGCGTGCTGGTGCGGGATCAGCGCCGGATTTTCCTATTGGACAGCAATGCCCTGGGGCATGCCGACATCATCAGAAAGTGGCGCTGAGGAAAAAGGGGACGAATGTATGGGCGACACGGCGAGAATGGAGCGGAGAATGCACTGATGGCTCAGGGGCTTGACGAGATACTGCTGGGTTTTGTCGAAGAGATGGAGGGCTATGTCCCGCTTATCGGGGATGGCATAGCGGCCTTGCAGGCCGATCCCGACAACAGGCCGGTGCTGGATGAAATGCGCCGCCTGGTGCACATCGTCAGGGGAGCGGCAGCCATGCTGGATCTTGCCCCGCTCTCGCAGGCGGCCCGCGGCATGGAGCTGGCGATCGAGCATGTGCGGGAGGGCAGGGCGGCCGTAAGCGGGGATCTGCTGAATGCCCTGCAAAGCACGGCGGAACTGTTTGCCCGCTATGCGGAGCATCTCAGGTCGAGCGGGGCGCCGGACGATGCCGACCTGAAGGCTCTGGTGGAACAGATATGCCTGCAGATCGACGCGCTGCCCTCGGATGCGCTCATGGCGGCCAGAACGGCGCCAGCGGAGCCTGGGACAGAGCCGGAGGCCGGCGCTGCGGATGCGGCGGCCCTTTTTGGTGCAGGGGCCCTGGGGCGGATGACGCCGGCCGGCATCGAGCTGGATGAGGAGCTGCTGGCCTCCTTCACCGAGGAGGTGAAGGAGCACTTTGACGACATCGGCAATGCGCTGTACAGGCTGGAAAGTGCGGTGACGGAGCCGCTTGCGGTCAGTGGCGAACTCGGCGAGGTGCTGCGGGGCATCAGGCGTTCGGTGCATACAATCAAGGGGGCGTCTGCGGTTCTGGGTTTGCAGCAGATTGCGGATGCGGGGCACCGGATAGAGGATGTGCTCGACTGGTTCTACGAGTCGGCTGCGCGGATCGATCCGGAACAGGTGGCGGTTCTGGCGCAGGCCCTGGATCAGCTGGAACATCTGGTGCGCCGGCCGGATGCCTATGATGCCGAAATGCTGGACGAGTGCCTGAAATTCTTGCACTCGCAGATGGATGGGGCGGCGCTGCGGCCGGCTCGTGCCGGGGCCCCGGCGGACGAGACCACGGCGCTTTTGGATGGCGAAGGCGATGTGTTCGCCGAAGACACGCTTGGGCAGGCCGAGGCTGACAGCCTGCTGGGGGACGATCCCGCGGATAGGAGCCTGAGCGAGGGCGCGCTGTCCCTTGCGGACAGCGCAGTGCCTGGAGATGAAGGCCCGTTCCTAGGCGAAGCGGGGCAGGATCAGGCGCCGCATGCGGATGCCCTGGCAGGGGCCCTGGGGCGGATGACGCCGGCAGGCATCGAGCTGGATGAGGAGCTGCTGGCCTCCTTCACCGAGGAGGTGAAGGAGCACTTTGACGACATCGGCAATGCGCTGTACAGGCTGGAAAGTGCGGTGACGGAGCCGCTTGCGGTCAGTGGCGAACTCGGCGAGGTGCTGCGGGGCATCAGGCGTTCGGTGCATACAATCAAGGGGGCGTCTGCGGTTCTGGGTTTGCAGCAGATTGCGGATGCGGGGCACCGGATAGAGGATGTGCTCGACTGGTTCTACGAGTCGGCTGCGCGGATCGATCCGGAACAGGTGGCGGTTCTGGCGCAGGCCCTGGATCAGCTGGAACATCTGGTGCGCCGGCCGGATGCCTATGATGCCGAAATGCTGGACGAGTGCCTGAAATTCTTGCACTCGCAGATGCGGAGCGCGCCCGGCAGGGCGCCGGCCCCGGAGCCCGAACCCGAAACGGTCGAGCCTGCAGCGGCTGTCCGGCCTGCGGCCGGCGCCAGCGGATCGGCGTCCACCGCGATGTTCAGCGCGGAAGATCTGCAGATGCTCCGTGAGGGCTTCATGGAAGAGGCGGACGGGCATCTGCAGGAGCTTGGCCAGGCCATGCAGGCCCTGGAGGCCCGGGTTGTGCAGACGACCCCGGTGGACGAGGCCCTGCGCGAAGAGCTGCGCACCATCCGGCGGGACGTGCACACCATCAAGGGCGCGTCCGCGGTTATCGGCATCAGCGAGATTGCCGAATATGCCCATAAAATCGAGGACTTTCTCGACTGGCTCTTTGACAAGGCGCCGGCCATCGACCCGGATATCGTGGGGCTTCTGGCCGAATCGGCGGACCTTTTGGGCAGCATCGTCGAAAATCCCGCTTCGGTGGATACAGAGCGGCAGCAGGACCTGTACGCCCGGCTTGCCGCCGTGAGCGGGGGCGCTGGGCCGGCGGCGGCCGAGCAGCCGGCGGCAGCCTCCAGCCCCGGAGCCGGAGATGAGGCTGGCGCTGCGCCGGAAGGCCTTGACTCCGCTGAGGCGGAGGGCCAGGAACTGTCCGGGCAGGAACTGGCCCTTTTGCGCCAGAGCTTTGTGGAGAATGCGGATCTGCATCAGGAGGCCCTGCACCATGCCGTTCAAACCCTGGCTGCTGCTGCGGGTCAGAGCAGGCTGCCCGCAGAGTCGGCCGGGGAAGTGGCGCGCATGTCGGAGCGCATCGGGGCTCTGCGCCGGGACGCCCTGCTGCTGGGCCGGGATGATGTCGGCGACTATGCCGGTCGGCTGGTGGACTTCCTTGAGTGGCTGCTTGCCAGCGCCGCTCCGGCCACTCCGCTGCTGACGGATGCACTGGGCGATGCGGTTGATGTGCTGGGCCAGCTTATGGAAAAGCCGGAGGCGCTTGACCTGAACAGGGTCACTGGCGTACTCGGCAAACTGGCTGACATCCGCTCCGCGGCCGCTGCCGGGAAGGGCCCCGCTCCGATCCGGCCTCGACCCGGCACCGCGCCGCCGGCCGCCGCCGATGCCGCCAAAACCATCCGCATCCACCAGACCCAGCTTGACAAGCTGATCAATCTGGCCAACGAACTTTTGGTGGGTGTCAGTGGTTTTGACCGGAACATGGCCCTGTTTCAGAGTGCGCTTGACGAACTGGATCTGACGGCCCGCCGGCTCAAGGATATCGCCCTCGAGCTGGAAACCAAGTTCGAGGTCAGGGCCCTGGATCAGCTTTCTTTCCATTTCGACCGGCTGGCGGAGGCCCGGCAGGCCATCCGGGATGACGGCGATCTGTCCGAATTCGACGCCATGGAGCTGGATCATTATACCCAGCTCAACCTCATCATTCGGGCGCTCAACGAGAGCGCCATCGATGTGACGGCGCTGCACACCAATATGGAGGGCGTGCATAACGGCCTGGGCATGGACATCAACCGCCAGCACCGTGTGGTGCGCGAGCTGCAGGCCCAGATGATGCGCGCCCGCCTGAGCCCGATGTCCCTTTTGACGCCGCGCCTCAGCCGCACCATGCGCGACGTGGCCGCCAGACTGAAGAAGCGCGTACGCCTGGTCATGAAGGGCGACACGGTGGAGCTGGACCGCATGATTTGGGAAAAGCTCGCGGATCCCTTTATGCACCTGATGCGCAATTCGGTGGACCATGGCATAGAGACGCCGGACGAGCGGGCCGGAACCGGCAAGCCGGCCATTGCCACCATCACGATCGCCGGTGAGCGGGAAGGCCACCATGTGGTGGTGCGCTACAGCGACGATGGCAGGGGGATCGATGTGAACGCCATTCGTGAAAAGGCCCGCGAGTCCATGGGCGATGCGGTGGACGCCATGGACGAGCGCACGCTGGTTGACTTGATCTTCAGGTCGGGCTTCAGCACCCAGAAGGTTGTTGGCCAGATTTCCGGCCGTGGCGTGGGCATGGACGTGGTGCAGCAGAATATCCACGATCTGCAGGGCAGCATTTCGGTGGACACCCAGGCCGGCCAGGGCACCCTGTTCACCATCCGGGTGCCGCTCACCCTGGGCATTACCCGTTCGCTGCTGGTGGCGATCGATGATGTGACCTATGGCATTGCGCTGAACGAGATTCAGGATATCCACCGGGTGGAGCGGGCCGATATTGCCGGCGATGGCAACAGCTTCCAGCGCGATGGCAAAACGCTGCCCCTGTACAATCTGCCCCTCCTGCTGGGACGCCAGCCTGGCGCCGAAGAAGAGGCGCGCCCTCTGATTCTGACCATAGAGGCGGATGGCACGACTACTGGCATCCGCATCCCGCGCATCAGCGGCCAGAAAGAGGTCGTGCTCAAAGGGCTGGGCAGGCATCTGCGCTCGGTGACCGGCATTGCGGGCGCGGCGGTCATGGGCGACGGCACGGTCATTCCACTGCTGAACATGGCGGAGCTGTTGGCCGCATACCATCGCCAGGCCGGGCCGGAGCCCGTCCGGAAAAAGGAGCGGACCCACGCCCTGACCATCATGATCGTGGATGATTCCATCTCCATCCGCCGGGTCATGAGCCGCCTGGTGTCCAGTAACGGCTGGATACCGGTCGAGGCCAAGGATGGGCAGGCCGCCTTTGAACAACTGGACGCGGTGCGGCCGGATTGCATTCTTCTGGATGTGGAAATGCCCAGAATGAATGGCTTCGAGTTTCTGGCCCTGAAGGCCAATCTGCCGGAGCACCGGAGCATCCCGGTCATCATGCTGACATCGCGCAGCTCCGAAAAGCACCGGAAAAAGGCGCTGGCTCTGGGGGCTTCGATCTTTTTGAACAAACCGACCAAGGATGAGGAGTTCGTTGAAGCTGTCCTGAAGCTGACTGGTCATCAGAGAAGCGAACAGCAGGTTCGGCAGCGTCGGCAGGGGGAAGAGGCACTGTGAGCGAAGTCTATCTCGTCAATCTTTGTGGGTATTGGTATTTTTTTGCCCAGCAGGCCGTGCAGCAGATCCTGGCCCCGCCCTGTACGGAGATCAGGAAGGGCGGGCAGCTCTGGCTGCAGGTGCCGGGCGCCGAGGCCGCCGAACTGTGCCCGCTGCATCTCCTGTTTTCCTGGCCCCAGCCTGCGGGGACCGCAGATGATCATTTTGTGGTACTGTCCCATGGCGGCCGGCGTTTTGCCCTGCCCATGCACGGCGAGGGTCGCGCCTGCTCGCTCAGGGAGCAGGCCCTGCGGCCCCTGCCTGCGGCCTTTGGCGAATTTTCCCGGCAGATGGTGCCCAGGCTGCTGGTGAACGGGTGTGAAGTCATCATGCAGATCAACATGGACGAGCTGATCCGGGCCATGGATAAAATTGTCTATCTGCGCAGGAAAAAGCTGCGGCAACAGAGCCGCCTGCAAAGCGGAATGCAATCATGAGCGGTGGCACAGGAGCAATGCGGGGACGTTTTTTTCTCCTGCCCCTTGAAACCGGGCATCAGGATGGAGAGGATTGGAGTTGTCTGTTTACCCTGACTCAGGTGGTCGAAGTGGTGGGGCGGTCCACAAAAGTGTATCCGGTGCCCTTCAGCCCCGCCTGTCTGCCGGGTTATATCCTGCGGTGGGACACCGTGATCCCGGTGGTGGACGTGGAACGGCTGTGCGGCTGGGTCAAGGCCTCGAATGTCCGTATGCGGCAGATGCTGGTCATCCGCACCGGACAGAGCGCTGCGGCAGGCGGCGAATTTGCGCGACTGGCCATAGCCTGCACCGGCAATGTATCGACCTTCACCCTGGGTGAGCGGGAGGCAGGGCTGCCGGTTGAAGCCCTGGAAGCGCCGGAGGGTTTTGACGGCCATGGTCTGGCCAGGGGCTTCTTTCGTGTGCACGGCCGCCGGGTGGTGCTGATGGATTTTGACGCCCTTGCCCAGGGGCTTGTCCATATCCCCGCAGGACAGCGGATGCGGGGCGGCTCGCCGCCTGTGCGGGGCGTGTCCGCTGAGTGATGCGGGAAATTGCCAGGGTGTCATTGTGGAGGAGAGAAGGATGCCATTGGAAGAAAGGATCAGGAAAAACTGGATTGCCATTCAGCAGAAGCACGCTGTGCCGGTGAACGCCCTGGGGCTCCGGATCGATCCCAGGGATGAGAAAACCCTCAAAGTGTGGCGCGAGGAAGGCATCGAAGCCTACATGCAGAAGAAGTAGGCATGTGTTGAAGACAACGGGCAGACGCGCCTTTCTTTGCCTGTTGCCATCATATATTTGGGAAATTCGGACAAGTGTATGGAGGAAAAATGGAAGGACAGAACGGTGAACAGGCGGCAGAGCAGGCGATCATCGGCGGCGGGCAGGACCTGTTGGCCAGACTGACCGGCAATCTGGGCATTCGCGCCAAGCTGCTCTTGAGCTTTCTGGTGATCCTTGCCCTGACCGTCATTGTGGCGGTTGTTGCCCTAGTCGGGCAGCGCTCCGCCGGCCAGGCAGATGAAGAGATGAGTCAGGGGCAAAAGCGGCTGGCCCGGCTGAGCTATGAGGCCCAGGCCGATGTGGATCGCATGCGGCGGCTGGCCAGCATGTTTCGTCAGACCGTGCCGGAGCAGGGGCTGGACGCTGCCCGCCGGTATGCCGAGCAGTTTCAGCGCGCGGCGGCCGAGGCCCGTGCCAAACTCGATGCCATGACGAATCTGGTTTCGGGCGAGCAGAAGGCCCTCACCCGGACGGCGATCGATGCGGTCAGCCGTTATACCACCGGCTTCCAGCGAACGGTGGAGAGCCTGGACCAGAAATACAATGCCAGGACCGGTCTTCTGGCGAAGCAGACCGAGCTTGTGGAGCAAATGGCGGCAGCCATCAGGAGCAGTGCGGCAACGTCTCCGGAACTCGTCCAGCGCTGCCATCATCTGGAACTCGGCTATTACCGCTTTCTGCTGCATGCCAATGCGGAAAGCTCTGCCGTGGTGCTGGAAGGCATCTCCGCCCTGAGGGCCGCCATTGTGGCCCAGGCCCCGAACAGCCAGCAGGCCGCATTGAAAAAGCTGTGCGATCAGTTTGCCGGCAATTTCGATGCGCTGCTCAAGGCCAGCGAGAAAATTGACACCCAGTTTGCGGATGCGGACGAAGCGGCCCGGCAGATCGATCCGGCCCTGAAAAGTGTGCAGGACGACGCGCTGAACAGGCAGACTCTGGCTGGCCAGCGCCTGCAGGACTCGGAGAGCGCCTCCCGTTACGCCATTCTCACGACGACCATTCTGGCCATCTGCCTGGGCCTTTTCCTGGCCTGGTTTCTGTCCCGCGGCCTGACGAACCAGATCGACAAGATCATGGCCCTTCTGAGCGAGCTGGGCATCGGCAACTTCAATGCCCGTACCGAAGTGGTCGCCCAGGACGAGCTGGGCGTCATGGCCTCCTCGTTGAACGCCATGCTGGACAATATGACGACCATGATCCAGTCGCAGGGCGACCAGGAAAAACTGCAGGAAGCCTTCATGAAGCTCATGATGGAAATCGACGAGCTGACCGAGGGCGATCTGACCGTGCGTGCGGAAGTCACCGAAGATGTCACCGGCGCCCTGGCCGACTCCGTCAACACTATGGCCGAGCAGTTCGGCGGCATTGTCCGTCAGGTCAAGGATGCCAGCAACGCTGTTGACAGGACGGCTGCCAACGTTTCCAAACTGACCAGCGATCTTGCGGTACGCAGCCTGGAGCAGAACAAGCAGGTCAATAACGCCATTGCGGCCATTCACACCATTGCGGAGTCCATCCGTCAGGTTTCCCGGAACGCCGCCCTTTCCGCCGAGGTCTCGCAGACCTCGCGCGCCAACGCCCGGGCCGGTGCGGAGGCGGTCGAGCAGACCCATCACGCCATGGACGAAATTCGCGAGCAGATCAACGAAACGGCCCGCTCGATCAAGCGCCTGGGTGAAAGCTCCATGGAAATTGGCAATGTTGTTGAGATTATCAACAGTATTGCCGACCGTACCTCCATCCTGGCCCTGAACGCCTCCATTCAGGCCGCCATGGCAGGCGAGGCCGGCCATGGTTTTGCAGTCGTCGCCGAGGAGGTGCAGCGACTGGCCGAGAGTTCCAGCAAATCGACCAAGCAGATCGAAACCCTGATCAAGGGCATCCAGGCGGAAATCAAGGATGCCGGCAACCGCATGGACGAGAGCATCAGCAAGGTGGTTCAGGGCTCCCAGCTCGCAGACGGCGCTTACACCAAGCTGCAGGAAATCGAGACGGTTTCCAACCAGCTTGCCGATCTGATCCAGTCCATTTCCCAGTCTGCGGCCGAGCAGGAAGAAAGGTCCGAGGAGGTTGTGGCGAGTATGGTGTCGGTTGGCGAGGCCAGCACCAATACAACCAACAGTACGCAGGCCACCAACAGCCTCATGTCCGTGCTGAACAACACGGCGCGTGAACTCAGATCTGCGGTGGATGCCTTCAAGATCGAATCGGCCTGAGTCATGCATTTTTGATTGCTTGCCAGGATGGAGAGGGCTGTGCATTGCGCATGGCACAACAGGCGAACCCAGCCCTCACAATCCCTGCCGGCCCGCTTGGACAAAGGTTGATTTTCCGAAGGGGATGCCAAGGGAAGCCTTTGTGCAAGCATGGCACCTGGGTCATCCCGAAAAGGCAATCATGGCGAAATCTGAGCTGTTATCAGCCTTGTTTGACAGCCAAAAGGCCAATGCGCGCAGCTTCAGATTGTCAATTCGGGCAAAATCGGCCCGGCAACAGGCAGCCTGTGACCATTGTACCGAAGCCAAACAAGGCCTGCAGCGGTATCCCCAAATTGAACCCGGCAGTGTGGATGATGGAGCGCTCCTCCACATTGGGCCGGTCGGTGCAAGCTGACCCTGCGTGGGGGCAGGAACCATACCTACGATGGCGCAGGCCGCCTGCTGTCGGACGGCCTGCGCAGTTTCACCTGGAATGCCCTGGGGCGACTGAAGACAGTTCAGCGGAACGGGCAGACGATAGCCGGCACTTAACAGACTGTTGAAAAGCTATATTTCAGGTTCCACGCTACAGGAATTTCAATTTTCAAGTAACGTAGAATCAGTGAGTTGTGGCTCTGCCTGACGAAGATTTTTACTCGCATTGTGCACTGCTGCGACTTTTTCAACGGGCTGTTAAGAGAAAAGTATTTTTGCTATGGATGATCTATTGTTTAACCAAGCAGATTCAAAATACAATAATGGCAACTTTGAAAAAGCATTTGAGCTTTTTTTGAAAGCCGCTGAAAACGGTGATGATTCTGCGATGGATCGTATTGCTTCAATGTATGATGCTGGCGAAGGTGTAGATTACGATTTTGATAAAGCAATTTATTGGTATCAAAAAGCGATTGAAGCTGGAAGCGTGACTTCTCTGTACAATCTGGGAATTTCTTACAGATCAAAAGGAAATGTGCTAGAAGCTAAGCATTGGTTTGAAAAAGCTCTTGCTGCTGGTGATTTTGATGCTGCTTTAGATCTTGCTAAATTGCATATGCTTTGTGAAGCAGAACAGGAAAAAGTTATTTTTTATCTAAAGAAGTGCTTGCAAGGCAATAATTTGTTTGAATATACACGCAAGGAAGCGATTGATATCCTGGAAGGTTTTGAAAAAGGGTCAAAACGGAATAAGGCTTGACAAATGGGCATTTGGACCAATAATAAGTTAAGCTGATCTGTATATCATGCAAATTGCGATGATATCCGGAAGACTCGTCTATTTCTTCTGGATATCACCTCAAAATTGTGGTGCTATACGAACGGCGTAATTTGATGGA
This region includes:
- a CDS encoding Hpt domain-containing protein produces the protein MAQGLDEILLGFVEEMEGYVPLIGDGIAALQADPDNRPVLDEMRRLVHIVRGAAAMLDLAPLSQAARGMELAIEHVREGRAAVSGDLLNALQSTAELFARYAEHLRSSGAPDDADLKALVEQICLQIDALPSDALMAARTAPAEPGTEPEAGAADAAALFGAGALGRMTPAGIELDEELLASFTEEVKEHFDDIGNALYRLESAVTEPLAVSGELGEVLRGIRRSVHTIKGASAVLGLQQIADAGHRIEDVLDWFYESAARIDPEQVAVLAQALDQLEHLVRRPDAYDAEMLDECLKFLHSQMDGAALRPARAGAPADETTALLDGEGDVFAEDTLGQAEADSLLGDDPADRSLSEGALSLADSAVPGDEGPFLGEAGQDQAPHADALAGALGRMTPAGIELDEELLASFTEEVKEHFDDIGNALYRLESAVTEPLAVSGELGEVLRGIRRSVHTIKGASAVLGLQQIADAGHRIEDVLDWFYESAARIDPEQVAVLAQALDQLEHLVRRPDAYDAEMLDECLKFLHSQMRSAPGRAPAPEPEPETVEPAAAVRPAAGASGSASTAMFSAEDLQMLREGFMEEADGHLQELGQAMQALEARVVQTTPVDEALREELRTIRRDVHTIKGASAVIGISEIAEYAHKIEDFLDWLFDKAPAIDPDIVGLLAESADLLGSIVENPASVDTERQQDLYARLAAVSGGAGPAAAEQPAAASSPGAGDEAGAAPEGLDSAEAEGQELSGQELALLRQSFVENADLHQEALHHAVQTLAAAAGQSRLPAESAGEVARMSERIGALRRDALLLGRDDVGDYAGRLVDFLEWLLASAAPATPLLTDALGDAVDVLGQLMEKPEALDLNRVTGVLGKLADIRSAAAAGKGPAPIRPRPGTAPPAAADAAKTIRIHQTQLDKLINLANELLVGVSGFDRNMALFQSALDELDLTARRLKDIALELETKFEVRALDQLSFHFDRLAEARQAIRDDGDLSEFDAMELDHYTQLNLIIRALNESAIDVTALHTNMEGVHNGLGMDINRQHRVVRELQAQMMRARLSPMSLLTPRLSRTMRDVAARLKKRVRLVMKGDTVELDRMIWEKLADPFMHLMRNSVDHGIETPDERAGTGKPAIATITIAGEREGHHVVVRYSDDGRGIDVNAIREKARESMGDAVDAMDERTLVDLIFRSGFSTQKVVGQISGRGVGMDVVQQNIHDLQGSISVDTQAGQGTLFTIRVPLTLGITRSLLVAIDDVTYGIALNEIQDIHRVERADIAGDGNSFQRDGKTLPLYNLPLLLGRQPGAEEEARPLILTIEADGTTTGIRIPRISGQKEVVLKGLGRHLRSVTGIAGAAVMGDGTVIPLLNMAELLAAYHRQAGPEPVRKKERTHALTIMIVDDSISIRRVMSRLVSSNGWIPVEAKDGQAAFEQLDAVRPDCILLDVEMPRMNGFEFLALKANLPEHRSIPVIMLTSRSSEKHRKKALALGASIFLNKPTKDEEFVEAVLKLTGHQRSEQQVRQRRQGEEAL
- a CDS encoding response regulator transcription factor, with the translated sequence MSKGTILVADDSPTQQKLICAPFQANGYEVICAKDGCEALAAVEKGSQLALAVLDVVMPNMNGFQACKKIKKVRRELPIILLSTKDQESDAFWGKHQGADLYMTKPFDSEELFANAVKLMSRS
- a CDS encoding chemotaxis protein CheW, with product MALPTGQPAAGMQDGNLKSLLDAIDRKTAPALQQDLERLHSRAGRSADRVLHISFVVGWHEMALPVAAMQGLGAMPVITPLPYLPPWIRGIVQIRSEIFSVVDFQRLFQLRKERRNLHKLSFIQFQHEDLEFCLLVNRITGILNLDEEMERLAPCSPDEQAECAKMMAFIRGVLVRDQRRIFLLDSNALGHADIIRKWR
- a CDS encoding chemotaxis protein CheW; protein product: MSGGTGAMRGRFFLLPLETGHQDGEDWSCLFTLTQVVEVVGRSTKVYPVPFSPACLPGYILRWDTVIPVVDVERLCGWVKASNVRMRQMLVIRTGQSAAAGGEFARLAIACTGNVSTFTLGEREAGLPVEALEAPEGFDGHGLARGFFRVHGRRVVLMDFDALAQGLVHIPAGQRMRGGSPPVRGVSAE
- a CDS encoding methyl-accepting chemotaxis protein, which produces MEGQNGEQAAEQAIIGGGQDLLARLTGNLGIRAKLLLSFLVILALTVIVAVVALVGQRSAGQADEEMSQGQKRLARLSYEAQADVDRMRRLASMFRQTVPEQGLDAARRYAEQFQRAAAEARAKLDAMTNLVSGEQKALTRTAIDAVSRYTTGFQRTVESLDQKYNARTGLLAKQTELVEQMAAAIRSSAATSPELVQRCHHLELGYYRFLLHANAESSAVVLEGISALRAAIVAQAPNSQQAALKKLCDQFAGNFDALLKASEKIDTQFADADEAARQIDPALKSVQDDALNRQTLAGQRLQDSESASRYAILTTTILAICLGLFLAWFLSRGLTNQIDKIMALLSELGIGNFNARTEVVAQDELGVMASSLNAMLDNMTTMIQSQGDQEKLQEAFMKLMMEIDELTEGDLTVRAEVTEDVTGALADSVNTMAEQFGGIVRQVKDASNAVDRTAANVSKLTSDLAVRSLEQNKQVNNAIAAIHTIAESIRQVSRNAALSAEVSQTSRANARAGAEAVEQTHHAMDEIREQINETARSIKRLGESSMEIGNVVEIINSIADRTSILALNASIQAAMAGEAGHGFAVVAEEVQRLAESSSKSTKQIETLIKGIQAEIKDAGNRMDESISKVVQGSQLADGAYTKLQEIETVSNQLADLIQSISQSAAEQEERSEEVVASMVSVGEASTNTTNSTQATNSLMSVLNNTARELRSAVDAFKIESA
- a CDS encoding tetratricopeptide repeat protein, producing the protein MDDLLFNQADSKYNNGNFEKAFELFLKAAENGDDSAMDRIASMYDAGEGVDYDFDKAIYWYQKAIEAGSVTSLYNLGISYRSKGNVLEAKHWFEKALAAGDFDAALDLAKLHMLCEAEQEKVIFYLKKCLQGNNLFEYTRKEAIDILEGFEKGSKRNKA